GCGCGGCCGGGGTGGGGTTGGGCGCGACCGGCATCAACACCGCGGCGCTGTTTGACGCTGCCGGCTGCGGTGTCGGCTGCGGTGTCGGCTGCGGTGTCGGCTGCGGTGTCGGCTCCGGCGTCGGCTGCACTGCCGCTTGCGTCGGAGCCGCAGTCGCGGCCGCTGTTTCCGTCGGCTTCGTCGGCGGGAGAACGGCAGCCGGCATATCGCTCGCCGGAGGCGTCGCTGGCAGCCCCGGGAGTTGCTTCGCTGCCGCAGCATCAGACGTAGCCGGTATTTCCGGTTGCGGGAGTTGTGCTTTGGGGGCGGGCTTTTTATTTTGCTCCGCCTGCGTGATTCCGGCGATGCACCCGGTAAAGAAAGTGACGCTCGCCAGACCAATGACGATTGCTTTTCGCTTATTGGACATTTAAAATCATCCTTTCATTCTTGATTTGGTTATAATATAACGAAGCAAACTGAAAAAAAGATGAAAATAAAAAGCTAAAGCGTCCCTTTAGATTCGATCGTTATAACACGCCAAAGGCTGACAAACGCAGCCGCCGAAGAGCGCAACAAACTGATAAACCGCCCCCGGCCAAAGCCGGAGGCGGTTCTTTTGTTTAATCAAGCAAGGCAAGCCCTTACTCTTGTATCTTATACTCACTGACGACTTCCCACACACCATCCTGATAGCTAATTAAGCCAGCAAATCGCAATTGATCCAAATCCTCTCTTAGGCCCGACAATTTACTGCAGGCTAGTGCAACTTACCTTATCATGGCATGCGGCGCAGGTGTCTGTAATAAACAACTTTCCCCGTGCCATCTTCGAGCGACATCAGCATATCCCCTGGCAAATGATCCACACCGGCAGCCTGAAACTTCTTTTCGATAATATTTACGCCCCATTTTTCCTGATAACCTGGAATCTGCGCATTCCTGATAAGCATGATTCCCTCTTTGTATTCATAGGACATCGCGCCGCGCAGAACCTTATTCGATTCATCAAGGTCACTGCGCGTCGTTTTCCGTTCTAACGTTGACATGATCGAAGCCGCTTTTCCGTCGGCATAGAAGACAAAATACTGATACGGCGTCGCAGGCCACGGATCGACCTTGTTGATCCGCTTTAACGCTTCCGGCCATTGTACCAGCTCCCAATAACCGACGATTTCCTCCGGCTTGGCAAAGTGTCCGATATCGCTTTTCTGTGTGCCGTACTCCCATTGTCCCGTCCAGATCACATCCCCATTGGCCGCAGACAGCGTCCCCTGTCCATGCCGCTTGCCGTTTAGAAAATCGCCGCGGTACGTTCTGCCGTCAACGTATCGCAACGTCCCTTGCCCTTCCAATTTTCCATTTACAAAATCGCCTTCGTATGATGCACCGTTGGCCCATTGATAGCGGCCCCGCCCGTTCGGAAACGCATCACGGAATTCGCCTTCGTACACATCCTTGTTCCCGTAGAACAGTTTTCCTTTTCCATGAGTTTTCCCTTTCAGCAACTCGCCTTCATAACGCTCTGCCACACTACCGTTCTCCTGCCACTGAAGAACGCCCAGCCCCGTTCCGAAGCCTTCCGCGTCACGTCCGCCGGACCAGAATACCTTCGCATTTTGCTGCGGCGAATGATCCCAGATCTTCGCTCCTTCTTCACTGACCTTCCACGCACCGCAAAACGCGACGCCGGACGACATAAGCATGACGATACAAAGCAAAACCAGCAGCCTTACCTTTTTCATTGCCATCTTCCCTTCCATATAAATATAACTCCGCCTTCGCCATCTTCCCAAAAGCCGGAACATCCGAAGACACTGCTCCTTTCATTATATGGCACCCGCTTCTTCTTCCGATCTTTTTTTAAGTTTCTTAATGCTTCTGCCACTTATTGATCGCGCTTCATATGCAAAGCTTATTGACAAGTAAACGATCGTTGACTAAAATAAGAGTGAACGACCGTTTACTGAAGAGGAGACTTTTGATGGCGGACACAAAAGAAAATATTTTGCATACCGCGCTTCGCTTGTTTGCGCGCGATGGGTACGAAGCAGTCTCGGTCAGCGCGATCGCCGGAGAACTGGGGATGACCAAAGGGGCTCTATACAAACACTATAAAAATAAGAGGGATATCTTTGACCACATTGTGGCGCGCATCTATCAGATTGACAGCGAACGAGCGAAAGAGTATGAAGTGCCGGAAGAAACCTTCGATCAGTCACCCGCGGCCTATCGCCATACGGCAGTGGATAAAATCAGGCTTTTCATCGAAGCGCAGTTTCATTTTTTGACTGAAGACGAATTCGCGATTGATTTTCGCAAAATGTTGACGCTGGAACAATACAGAAATCCGGAGATCATGGCGCTGCATCAAAAATGCCTGGTCAGCGGGCCGCTCAGCTATATGGAGGATTTGTTCCGTGAAATGATGCAGCAAGGCCTTTGGAGCGAAAGCGATTCGAAACAGCTTGCACTTGAGTTTTATGCGCCGTTTTATTTTTTGCTGCTCCTCTCCGATACGATGCCTGACAAGAAAGAGGCCGCCAAACTGTTGGCGTCGCACATCGAACGCTTTATCGAAAAGAACTCCGCCCATGAAAAACAAGAAAACGCTTAGACGCTAAGGAGGATGAACCATGGAAGAAATGCAAAGCAACGGATTTGATTTCACACTGATCAATGAATTCTTCGCCGAACTTGAACGGCAGGGGCCCGGCAGCGCCGAAGAAACCATCCGGGCCTTACGTTTTGTCGGTACGCTTGCAAGCGACGCAAAGATTGCCGACCTCGGCTGCGGCACCGGCTTTCAGACGATGGTGCTGGCGCAAAATACCGCCGCCAGCATCACCGCGCTCGACCTTTACGCAGGCTCGATTGATAAACTCAATGCAACAGCCGCAACACGCGGTCTGCAGGACCGAGTGAAAGGCATCGTCGGCTCTATGGATGCTTTGCCGTTTCAAAAAGAAGAGTTCGATCTTATCTGGTCTGAGGGCGCGATCGGCAGTATCGGTTTTGCAAAAGGTTTGCAGCACTGGCACGGCTTTCTCAAGAAAAACGGCTATATCGCAGTAACCTATGAATCCTGGTTTACCAATGAACGCCCCGCCGAAATCGAGCAGTGGTGGCTGGACGCCGTTCCTGAAATCGCCACGATCGCAGATAATATCGCGATCCTGCAAAAGACCGGCTATGTCCCGGTCGCCGCCTTCACGCTGCCGGAAAGTTGTTGGCTCGACAATTACTTCCTGCCGCAAAAAGCAAGACACGCAGACTTCCTGCAAACCCATGCCGGGAATAAGGCCGCCGAAGATCTGGTCGCCTTCATGCGACGCGAAGCAGAGCTATACTTACAATATAAGCAGTATTACGGCTATGTGTTCTATATCGGGAAGAAAATCTGATTTTTTCTTTCGCCGCTGCATTGGGAACTTTCTTTGCTTCACAAATAATACAAAATGAGGTAAACGGATTCACATTCGCTTACCTCATTTTTATTATTTGCTGCCTTTCCTTTTCATAGACCAAAGCGGAGAGAACTGTCCCCGCGCTTCTTCTTAACAAGTCAATTTTCAAAACAACTCAAAGCCTTACGTATTTAAAATCATCAGCAATGCGAAAAACAACAAACCTGGAAGGGTTTTCCATTATTTCACAGAAGTAGATGAATAAAGATCATAATATAAGGGAGGTATATACCAAATGAGAATTCACTTATTCAAAGGAACCCTACCCATCTTATTGGCGACATTGTTCATTGGGGCCCTGATCATTTACCCCGCGCCAGTTTACGCCGCATCCCAGACAGTGCAATCTACCAATTGTCCAATGATGGATAAGGACAAAATGATGTCTATGATGAAAGATATGATGCAGTCACCCGAAATGAAACCTATGATGATGTCCATGATGAAGGATATGATGCAGTCACCTGAAATGAAACCTATGATGATGTCCATGATGAAAGATATGATGCAGTCACCTGAAATGAAAAACATGATGATGTCTATGATGAAAGATATGATGGACAAACAACATCCGACTGATTCATCCCAACAACCGGTCGACCATAGTAAACATCAGCAACAGCAACAAGAACAACAAGCGGTCGATCATAGCAAACATCAATAGAATGTGTCCGATATAGCAGCAGAACCTTCTTGCATTAGAAGGTTCTGCTGTTTATTTCCCTATAGTCAATCTAACTTGCGGCTTTTTGTTTGTTAAGTAAAGCAAGTATGGCTTACTTATCAGGTCGCGCAATAATCAATGTCATCATTCCGCCATCCTCATGATCCAAGATGTGACAATGAAGCATCCATTCTCCCTTTTCCTCCATTACAAAAGCTACATCCACGTACTGACCCGCCGGCACGTTTATCGTATCTTTCCACATCTCACGCTCAGGCTTTTGCCCATTTTGAGAAACCACTTGGAATTTCGCACCATGAACATGGATCGGGTGATCCATCGGATGCATTCCTCGTGTGTCTTTATTCCAGAAACGCACCTTCACGACTTCCCCTACCTGTACTTTTAACGGCTCCGTGTCAGGAAATGTCTTGCCGTTGATCGTCCACTGCATATCCCCCATTTCGCCGCCTGGCTGCATGTCGTGGCCTTGGTGTTGCACGCCCGGCATGGCGTTTTTCGTCACTTCATTCATTTTCCCGCTTGAATTCAGTTCTAGCAGAAAATCCGGCGATTTATTGTCTATACCTGGAAATTCCCGTGATGAAGGAGCTACGAATGGCGATGAAATCGGCGGTACAACTGCCTCACCTTCATATTTAAAGAGCACTGTCATGCCCAATTCAGGACGCTCATTAGATAATCGATAAGTTTGTCCAACTTCTCCTGTAGCGGCAATTTCT
The Azotosporobacter soli DNA segment above includes these coding regions:
- a CDS encoding helix-turn-helix domain-containing protein, whose amino-acid sequence is MADTKENILHTALRLFARDGYEAVSVSAIAGELGMTKGALYKHYKNKRDIFDHIVARIYQIDSERAKEYEVPEETFDQSPAAYRHTAVDKIRLFIEAQFHFLTEDEFAIDFRKMLTLEQYRNPEIMALHQKCLVSGPLSYMEDLFREMMQQGLWSESDSKQLALEFYAPFYFLLLLSDTMPDKKEAAKLLASHIERFIEKNSAHEKQENA
- a CDS encoding class I SAM-dependent methyltransferase, whose product is MEEMQSNGFDFTLINEFFAELERQGPGSAEETIRALRFVGTLASDAKIADLGCGTGFQTMVLAQNTAASITALDLYAGSIDKLNATAATRGLQDRVKGIVGSMDALPFQKEEFDLIWSEGAIGSIGFAKGLQHWHGFLKKNGYIAVTYESWFTNERPAEIEQWWLDAVPEIATIADNIAILQKTGYVPVAAFTLPESCWLDNYFLPQKARHADFLQTHAGNKAAEDLVAFMRREAELYLQYKQYYGYVFYIGKKI